The following are from one region of the Hyphomicrobium album genome:
- a CDS encoding metallophosphoesterase: MSDVHVVGERYGFRIESGRSGPQGDDRFRRLLRLLEDIHTSAPLDVVLISGDATDAGRSGEWAEFLDALAAHPDIAARVLMLPGNHDINIVDRANPARLDLSIGPNSRLRKIRALSAIEGVQGSRVHVVDPDGKRIGKTLTEALRPHAAELSRFAARGRPYFSTAASDLWDDVFPMVVPPDREDGLGIVLLNSNTDSHFSFTNALGMISAAQAKAMDAVFAQHPKACWLIGLHHHPVEYPRAAKVLSERIGTTLVNGNWFLRRLMPMAKRAILMHGHRHIDWIGECGGLVIVSAPSPVMESKNDASTYFYIHTLEIGADNCLRLLVPQRVDVPGETPEYERSVVEGVVPRAGIEPATP; encoded by the coding sequence TTGTCCGACGTCCATGTCGTCGGTGAGCGCTATGGATTTCGCATCGAGAGCGGCAGGTCGGGCCCGCAGGGCGATGATCGCTTTCGCCGGTTGCTGCGTTTGCTCGAAGACATTCACACATCAGCGCCTCTCGACGTTGTCCTCATCTCGGGGGACGCGACGGACGCCGGACGCTCAGGCGAATGGGCGGAGTTCCTCGACGCGCTGGCCGCCCATCCCGACATCGCCGCGCGCGTACTCATGCTGCCCGGCAACCACGACATCAACATCGTCGATCGCGCCAATCCGGCGCGGCTCGACCTTTCGATCGGTCCCAACAGCCGCCTCCGCAAGATCCGCGCGTTGTCCGCCATCGAGGGGGTGCAGGGATCGCGCGTGCATGTGGTGGACCCGGATGGAAAGCGTATCGGCAAGACACTCACGGAGGCGCTGCGCCCGCACGCCGCCGAGCTGTCGAGATTTGCCGCGCGCGGGCGGCCTTACTTCTCTACCGCGGCATCCGACCTGTGGGACGACGTGTTTCCCATGGTCGTGCCGCCGGACCGCGAGGACGGCCTGGGCATCGTCCTCCTCAACTCCAACACGGACTCGCATTTCTCCTTCACCAACGCGCTCGGGATGATCTCTGCAGCGCAGGCCAAGGCCATGGACGCGGTTTTCGCGCAGCACCCGAAAGCGTGCTGGCTCATCGGGCTGCACCACCATCCGGTCGAGTATCCGCGCGCCGCCAAAGTGCTGTCGGAGAGGATCGGGACGACGCTGGTCAACGGAAACTGGTTCTTGCGCCGCCTGATGCCCATGGCGAAGCGGGCGATCTTGATGCACGGGCACCGGCACATCGATTGGATCGGTGAGTGCGGCGGTCTCGTCATTGTCTCGGCGCCATCGCCCGTCATGGAATCCAAGAACGACGCCAGCACCTACTTCTACATTCACACCTTGGAGATCGGTGCCGACAACTGTCTCAGGTTGCTTGTCCCGCAACGGGTCGACGTGCCGGGCGAGACTCCGGAATATGAGAGGTCGGTTGTTGAAGGGGTGGTGCCCAGGGCCGGAATTGAACCAGCGACACCGTGA
- the yacG gene encoding DNA gyrase inhibitor YacG — MANKDPSTASYGRCPICGDAAETAFRPFCSARCRDVDLGRWLGGGYAIPGGREEADEDGTDADPFGERDDKRRDGGGDPD, encoded by the coding sequence ATGGCGAACAAAGACCCTTCAACTGCGAGCTACGGCCGCTGCCCGATCTGCGGGGACGCGGCCGAGACCGCGTTCCGCCCGTTCTGCTCGGCGCGCTGCCGCGACGTCGACCTCGGACGTTGGCTGGGAGGCGGCTACGCCATTCCCGGCGGCCGGGAGGAAGCGGACGAGGACGGGACGGATGCCGACCCCTTCGGCGAGCGCGACGACAAGCGGCGCGATGGCGGCGGCGACCCTGACTGA
- a CDS encoding Maf-like protein encodes MTAKAAFLTALSRTDHPRRDTLRRELAKENAGQPENAARPTLVLASASPRRLMLLSQVGIEPDALRPSSIDESARRGEMPRAYAARIARMKAEAARDQIANDKDIASAYVLAADTVVAVGRRILMKPSNIEEAANCLQLLSGRAHRVLTSVCLITPDDRIRHKIVDTRVRFKHLAREEIESYIASREWRGKAGGYAIQGLAGCFVQKLVGSYTSVVGLPLTEVVTMLAGEGFPIHFAWVRAAELDPT; translated from the coding sequence ATGACCGCCAAGGCCGCTTTCCTTACCGCGCTGAGCCGTACCGACCACCCGCGGCGTGACACGCTGCGCCGGGAGCTCGCCAAGGAGAACGCCGGGCAGCCGGAGAACGCCGCCCGCCCGACGCTGGTTTTGGCGAGCGCCAGTCCGCGCCGGCTCATGCTCTTGTCCCAGGTCGGCATCGAGCCGGATGCGCTGCGCCCGTCCTCGATTGACGAATCGGCACGGCGCGGTGAGATGCCCCGCGCCTACGCCGCCCGCATCGCCCGCATGAAGGCGGAGGCGGCGCGCGACCAGATCGCCAACGACAAGGACATCGCCTCGGCCTACGTGCTCGCCGCCGACACGGTGGTGGCGGTCGGCCGCCGCATCCTGATGAAGCCGTCGAACATCGAGGAGGCGGCGAACTGCCTGCAGCTGCTCTCGGGCCGCGCGCATCGCGTTCTGACAAGCGTCTGCCTCATCACGCCCGATGACCGCATCCGCCACAAGATCGTCGACACGCGCGTGCGCTTCAAACACCTCGCTCGCGAGGAGATCGAATCCTACATCGCCTCGCGCGAGTGGCGCGGCAAGGCCGGCGGCTACGCCATCCAGGGCCTCGCCGGCTGCTTCGTGCAGAAGCTCGTCGGCTCCTACACCAGCGTCGTCGGCCTGCCGCTCACCGAGGTGGTAACAATGCTGGCCGGCGAGGGCTTCCCCATACACTTCGCCTGGGTGCGCGCCGCCGAGCTCGACCCTACATAG
- a CDS encoding Crp/Fnr family transcriptional regulator yields MIAKTAIVELLGRTPLFGSLDEAERHAVAEEMREVNFDPSQVIFARGDAGREIYLVVSGRVRLSVLTAEGRELSFAHAEAGAIFGEIAMLDGGPRSADATAVGKVSALSLSKPALKRLMETQPHVADAAVRFLCSRIREADQQLEAIALYPIEGRLARFFLAAARAKAPDSEEGRVTIDLPISQSELALLIGASRPKVNTALSMLESSGALERNGSKIVCDIEELQAIAGAE; encoded by the coding sequence ATGATTGCCAAGACAGCGATTGTCGAACTTCTCGGGCGCACACCTCTTTTCGGGTCGCTGGACGAGGCGGAGCGCCACGCCGTCGCCGAGGAGATGCGCGAGGTCAACTTCGACCCGAGCCAGGTGATCTTCGCGCGCGGCGACGCCGGCCGCGAGATCTATCTCGTCGTGTCGGGACGGGTGCGCCTCTCGGTGCTGACGGCGGAAGGCCGCGAGCTGTCGTTCGCGCACGCCGAGGCCGGGGCCATCTTCGGCGAGATCGCCATGCTCGACGGCGGCCCGCGCTCGGCGGATGCCACCGCGGTCGGCAAGGTCAGCGCGCTCAGCCTGTCGAAGCCCGCCTTGAAGCGGCTGATGGAGACGCAGCCGCACGTGGCAGATGCCGCGGTGCGCTTCCTGTGCTCGCGCATCCGCGAGGCCGACCAGCAGCTCGAAGCCATCGCTCTCTACCCGATCGAAGGCCGCCTCGCCCGCTTCTTCCTCGCCGCCGCACGCGCCAAGGCCCCCGACAGTGAGGAAGGCCGCGTGACCATCGATTTGCCGATTTCACAGAGCGAGCTCGCTCTGCTCATCGGAGCCAGCCGCCCGAAGGTGAACACGGCCTTGTCGATGTTGGAGTCGAGCGGCGCGCTGGAGCGTAACGGCTCGAAGATCGTCTGTGACATCGAGGAGCTGCAAGCCATTGCCGGCGCCGAGTAG
- a CDS encoding adenylate/guanylate cyclase domain-containing protein → MPDPRPSSEKSSGAQRLQEQLRAVRGRTSSPLHAMKVRLGALLRPLTNNAFMRRVRALGRRLAAAGTASYPPDVRRRLKILNVMCYLIAATTLLYAIQQATTDFTTYASMIYLNMAIVATVLLVPFAHRLNEIAGGLLLVAVEFVALLGFASFFSREGGGHLQYLIAAAAAFVIFGLQRLWLVAGVILLALGLHLYVWYTFPVVGPVTPEQQAVIDSLYTQGAITTFALIAASVYYAFSLAEQAKAETDAVLRNVLPDPIVERLKANPGGLIADSIDDASIMFADISGFVALARRLGADATVDMLSRIVSEFDKLAVHHGVEKIKTIGDAYMVVAGLPEPVPDHTARLARMGFSMLDTVARIRSDSGLNINLRIGMASGPVMAGVIGTRKFSYDVWGDAVNLASRLEGQSSPGRILICPGCRAKLGDDFRYEARGPIEIKGIGAQETWFLLGERTSPADAPEAPVTPSDLPRTRTAS, encoded by the coding sequence ATGCCTGATCCTCGCCCGTCGTCCGAAAAGTCCTCGGGCGCGCAGCGCCTGCAGGAGCAGCTCCGCGCCGTCCGTGGTCGCACGTCGTCTCCGCTGCACGCGATGAAAGTTCGCCTCGGCGCACTGCTGCGTCCGCTGACCAACAACGCGTTCATGCGGCGGGTCCGTGCGCTCGGACGTCGCCTCGCCGCCGCGGGAACGGCGTCGTATCCGCCCGACGTGCGCCGGCGGCTCAAGATCCTCAACGTCATGTGCTACCTGATCGCGGCGACGACGCTGCTCTACGCGATCCAGCAGGCGACGACGGACTTCACGACCTACGCGTCGATGATCTACTTGAACATGGCGATCGTCGCGACGGTGCTGCTGGTGCCATTTGCGCATCGCCTCAACGAGATCGCCGGCGGTCTCCTGCTCGTCGCTGTGGAGTTCGTCGCGCTCTTGGGATTCGCCAGCTTCTTCAGCCGCGAGGGTGGCGGGCACCTGCAGTACCTCATCGCCGCGGCCGCTGCGTTCGTGATCTTCGGCCTGCAGCGCCTGTGGCTCGTCGCCGGCGTCATCCTGCTCGCGCTCGGCCTGCACCTCTATGTCTGGTACACATTCCCCGTCGTCGGCCCGGTAACGCCCGAGCAGCAGGCGGTGATCGATTCGCTCTATACGCAGGGCGCCATCACCACCTTCGCGCTCATCGCCGCCTCGGTCTATTACGCCTTCAGCCTCGCCGAGCAGGCGAAAGCGGAGACCGACGCGGTGCTGCGCAACGTGCTGCCCGACCCGATCGTCGAGCGGCTCAAGGCCAATCCGGGCGGCCTCATCGCCGACAGCATCGACGACGCGTCCATCATGTTCGCCGACATCTCGGGCTTCGTCGCGCTCGCCCGGCGGCTCGGCGCCGATGCCACCGTCGACATGCTGAGCCGCATCGTGTCGGAGTTCGACAAGCTCGCCGTCCACCACGGCGTGGAAAAGATCAAGACCATCGGCGACGCCTATATGGTGGTCGCCGGCCTTCCCGAGCCGGTGCCGGATCACACGGCGCGGCTCGCGCGCATGGGTTTTTCCATGCTCGATACGGTTGCCCGCATCCGCTCGGATAGCGGACTCAACATCAACCTGCGCATCGGCATGGCGTCGGGACCGGTGATGGCGGGCGTCATCGGCACGCGCAAGTTCAGCTACGACGTGTGGGGCGACGCGGTAAACCTGGCGAGCCGCCTCGAGGGGCAATCCTCGCCCGGCCGCATCCTCATTTGTCCGGGGTGCCGCGCGAAGCTCGGCGACGACTTCCGCTACGAGGCGCGCGGTCCAATCGAGATCAAGGGCATCGGCGCACAGGAGACGTGGTTCCTGCTCGGTGAGAGGACGTCGCCCGCCGATGCGCCGGAAGCCCCGGTCACACCGTCGGACCTCCCTCGAACCCGAACCGCTTCTTGA
- a CDS encoding arsenate-mycothiol transferase ArsC: protein MSRELASGGTVDTSAPQSAAADARELPCAVLFACTTNAVRSVMGAEILRHLAGKRAYVASAGVRAGETDPFVTAVMDEIGIDVSQHTPNTLRDLHDTSFDLIVTLSPEAHHQALELTRTMAVDVEYWPTIDATVMAGQGTREQTLMHYRGVRDQLFEKIKKRFGFEGGPTV from the coding sequence ATGTCTCGCGAGCTCGCGAGCGGCGGCACGGTCGATACCTCGGCTCCCCAGTCCGCGGCGGCGGATGCGCGCGAGCTTCCCTGTGCGGTTCTCTTTGCCTGCACGACCAACGCCGTGCGCTCGGTTATGGGGGCGGAGATCCTGCGTCACCTCGCCGGCAAGCGGGCCTACGTGGCCTCGGCCGGCGTGCGCGCGGGCGAGACCGACCCGTTTGTCACCGCGGTGATGGACGAGATCGGCATCGATGTGTCGCAGCATACGCCCAACACGCTGCGCGACCTGCACGATACCTCGTTCGACCTCATCGTCACGCTGTCGCCGGAGGCGCACCATCAGGCCCTGGAGCTGACGCGCACAATGGCCGTCGATGTCGAGTACTGGCCGACCATCGACGCGACAGTCATGGCGGGACAAGGCACGCGCGAGCAGACGCTGATGCACTATCGCGGCGTGCGCGACCAGCTGTTCGAGAAGATCAAGAAGCGGTTCGGGTTCGAGGGAGGTCCGACGGTGTGA
- a CDS encoding UPF0262 family protein has protein sequence MSNGDAAAELPKSRLIAITLDEKSTATTNSNIEHEREVAIFDILEGNSFALEGRDEGPYKLNLALIEDRLVFNVTNEADAAVITHMLSLTPLKRIMKDYFMICESYYEAIRSAPPSRIQAIDMGRRGLHDEGSRTLLERLSGKITVDLDTARRLFTLICALHWKG, from the coding sequence ATGAGCAATGGCGACGCTGCGGCCGAACTGCCGAAGTCCCGGCTCATCGCCATAACCCTCGATGAGAAGTCGACCGCCACGACCAACTCGAACATCGAGCACGAGCGCGAGGTGGCGATCTTCGACATCCTGGAGGGCAATTCGTTCGCGCTCGAGGGCCGCGACGAGGGGCCATACAAGCTGAACCTCGCGCTTATCGAGGATCGCCTGGTTTTCAACGTCACCAACGAGGCGGACGCGGCCGTCATCACCCACATGCTGTCGCTGACGCCGCTAAAACGCATCATGAAGGACTACTTCATGATCTGCGAAAGCTATTACGAGGCGATCCGCTCGGCGCCGCCGTCGCGCATCCAGGCGATAGACATGGGGCGGCGCGGGCTGCACGACGAGGGCAGCCGCACGCTTCTGGAACGTCTCAGCGGCAAGATCACCGTCGACCTCGATACGGCCCGCCGCCTGTTCACGCTGATCTGCGCGCTGCACTGGAAGGGATAG
- the hisD gene encoding histidinol dehydrogenase — protein sequence MPKWLKTTDPGFDAAFAAFLGEKRESSADVGAAVAAIIDDVRARGDKALIDLSKKFDRVDLAALGLRVSQGELHAARKACSTETLDALQIAADRIAEHHERQLPMNERYTDEVGVELGWRWTAVESVGLYVPGGLASYPSSVLMNAIPAKVAGVPRVVMVVPSPNGELNPLVLAAAQLAGVEEIYRIGGAQAVAALAYGTETIAPVAKIVGPGNAYVAAAKRLVFGTVGIDSIAGPSEVLVIADKHNNPEWIAADLLAQAEHDTAAQSILMTDDAQFGRAVEAAVGRQLKTLPRGNIAGESWSVFGAIIELASLDEAPALADRIAAEHLEIATVDPEALSDRIRNAGAIFIGAQTPEMIGDYIAGSNHVLPTSRTARFSSGLGVLDFMKRTSLLKLDGKALAALAPPAMALARAEGLEAHRLSAEIRLKSPSGRPS from the coding sequence ATGCCCAAGTGGCTGAAAACGACTGATCCGGGTTTCGATGCGGCGTTCGCCGCCTTCCTCGGGGAGAAGCGTGAGTCCTCCGCCGACGTCGGCGCGGCGGTCGCGGCGATCATCGACGACGTGCGCGCTCGCGGCGACAAGGCGCTGATCGACCTGTCGAAGAAGTTCGACCGCGTCGACCTCGCGGCGCTGGGGTTGCGCGTGTCGCAAGGCGAATTGCACGCCGCGCGCAAGGCCTGCAGCACGGAAACGCTCGATGCGCTGCAGATCGCTGCCGACCGTATCGCCGAGCATCACGAGCGCCAGCTACCGATGAACGAGCGCTACACCGACGAGGTGGGCGTGGAACTCGGCTGGCGATGGACGGCGGTGGAATCCGTCGGTCTCTACGTGCCGGGCGGCCTCGCGTCCTATCCGAGCTCGGTGCTGATGAACGCCATACCGGCGAAAGTCGCGGGCGTGCCGCGCGTCGTCATGGTGGTGCCGTCGCCGAACGGCGAGCTCAATCCCCTGGTTCTGGCGGCCGCGCAGCTCGCCGGCGTCGAGGAAATCTACCGCATCGGGGGCGCCCAGGCCGTCGCCGCGCTCGCCTACGGCACCGAGACTATCGCGCCCGTCGCCAAGATAGTCGGCCCGGGCAATGCCTACGTTGCCGCCGCCAAGCGTCTCGTGTTCGGCACCGTTGGCATCGACAGCATCGCCGGTCCGTCCGAGGTGCTGGTCATCGCGGACAAGCACAACAACCCCGAATGGATCGCCGCGGACCTGCTGGCGCAGGCCGAGCACGACACTGCCGCGCAGTCCATCCTGATGACGGACGACGCCCAGTTCGGCCGTGCGGTCGAAGCTGCGGTCGGGCGCCAGCTCAAGACGCTGCCGCGCGGCAACATCGCCGGCGAGAGCTGGAGCGTGTTTGGTGCCATCATCGAGCTTGCCTCGCTCGACGAGGCACCGGCGCTCGCCGACCGTATCGCCGCCGAGCATCTTGAGATTGCCACGGTCGACCCAGAGGCGCTGAGCGACCGCATCCGCAACGCCGGCGCCATCTTCATCGGCGCGCAGACCCCGGAAATGATCGGCGACTACATCGCCGGCTCCAATCACGTGTTGCCGACATCGCGCACGGCGCGCTTCTCCTCCGGCCTCGGCGTGCTCGACTTCATGAAGCGCACCTCGCTGTTGAAGCTCGACGGCAAGGCGCTCGCCGCGCTGGCGCCGCCTGCCATGGCGCTGGCGCGTGCCGAAGGGCTGGAGGCGCACCGCCTGTCCGCCGAGATCCGTCTGAAGTCTCCGAGCGGGCGCCCGTCATGA
- a CDS encoding DUF2948 family protein, whose amino-acid sequence MQDLKLIALDPEDLRVLSCHLQDAVIRVGDMAFLKHDMRFAAIANRFDWENAATAGVGEFQRRRTGLRFERVKAARIQGFDPRRKDQVLALLALTFEAGEDPSGVVLLHFAGGAAVRLEVECIEAELRDLGAAWGTRSKPVHASED is encoded by the coding sequence ATGCAAGACTTGAAGCTGATTGCCCTCGATCCGGAGGATCTGCGGGTCCTTTCCTGCCACCTCCAAGATGCGGTGATCCGCGTCGGCGACATGGCATTCTTAAAGCACGACATGCGCTTTGCCGCGATTGCCAATCGATTTGATTGGGAGAATGCCGCGACGGCGGGGGTCGGCGAATTCCAGCGTCGGCGCACGGGGCTGCGGTTCGAGAGGGTCAAAGCGGCTCGCATCCAGGGGTTTGATCCGCGGCGCAAGGATCAGGTGCTCGCCCTGCTGGCCCTGACCTTCGAGGCGGGCGAGGACCCCTCCGGCGTGGTGCTGCTCCACTTTGCGGGGGGGGCGGCAGTGCGGCTCGAGGTCGAGTGCATCGAGGCCGAGTTGCGCGACCTCGGTGCCGCGTGGGGCACGCGCAGCAAGCCCGTACACGCGAGCGAAGACTGA
- a CDS encoding DUF6494 family protein — translation MDDDRFNQSLRRFLKEVGITSQREIERLVRERDLGGDGKLRVQMVLTAEGTDLRHQVDGEIDLG, via the coding sequence ATGGACGACGACCGATTCAATCAATCATTGCGCCGTTTCCTCAAGGAGGTGGGCATAACCTCGCAGCGCGAGATCGAGCGCCTGGTGCGCGAGCGCGACCTCGGCGGCGACGGCAAGCTGCGCGTACAGATGGTGCTGACGGCCGAGGGTACCGACCTGCGACATCAAGTCGACGGCGAGATCGACCTGGGCTGA
- the murA gene encoding UDP-N-acetylglucosamine 1-carboxyvinyltransferase, translated as MDRIKIIGGQKLNGTIPISGAKNAALPLMIASLLTADRLTLKNVPNLADVNLLARILRNHGVDLAVDGKRPGPAQHIGETFHLSARDIVDTVAPYEMVSRMRASFWVLGPLLARCGQAKVSLPGGCAIGTRPVDLHLMGLKELGADIEIEAGYVIATAKGGYLRGGRVVFPKVSVGATHNVLLASALARGETVIENAAREPEIGDVAECLVKMGAKIEGIGTSTLRIQGADRLEGAVHSVLADRIETGTFAMVVAATGGDVTLEGARPELLKTALDTLAQTGAEVRETNSGIRITRNGHGLEPVTVETQPFPGFPTDLQAQLMALMTTAKGTSVIRETIFENRFMHVQELARLGADIQLHGDTATVKGVKGLTGAPVMATDLRASVSLVIAALMAEGETMINRVYHLDRGFEQLEQKLSRCGAHIERLTG; from the coding sequence ATGGATCGAATCAAGATCATCGGCGGCCAGAAGCTCAACGGAACGATCCCGATCTCGGGCGCCAAGAATGCGGCCCTGCCGCTGATGATCGCCAGCCTGCTCACCGCCGACCGGCTGACGCTGAAGAACGTTCCCAACCTCGCCGACGTCAATTTGCTCGCCCGCATCCTGCGCAATCATGGCGTCGACCTGGCGGTGGACGGCAAGCGCCCCGGCCCCGCGCAGCACATCGGTGAGACGTTCCATCTCTCGGCGCGCGACATCGTCGATACGGTCGCGCCCTACGAGATGGTGAGCCGCATGCGCGCCAGCTTCTGGGTGCTCGGTCCGCTGCTCGCCCGCTGCGGGCAGGCGAAGGTATCGCTGCCCGGCGGCTGCGCCATCGGCACGCGTCCGGTCGACCTGCACTTGATGGGCTTGAAGGAGCTCGGCGCCGACATCGAGATCGAGGCCGGCTACGTCATCGCGACGGCCAAGGGCGGATACTTGCGCGGCGGCCGCGTGGTGTTTCCAAAGGTTTCGGTGGGCGCTACCCACAACGTGCTACTCGCTTCGGCGCTGGCACGCGGCGAGACGGTGATCGAGAACGCGGCGCGCGAGCCGGAGATCGGCGACGTGGCCGAGTGTCTCGTCAAGATGGGCGCCAAGATCGAGGGCATCGGCACCTCGACGCTGCGCATCCAGGGAGCCGACCGCCTGGAGGGCGCCGTGCATTCGGTGCTCGCCGACCGCATCGAGACCGGAACGTTCGCGATGGTCGTGGCCGCCACTGGCGGCGACGTGACGCTCGAAGGGGCGCGGCCCGAGCTTCTGAAGACGGCGCTCGATACGCTGGCGCAGACCGGCGCCGAGGTGCGCGAGACCAACAGCGGCATCCGCATCACCCGCAACGGTCACGGCCTCGAGCCGGTGACGGTCGAAACGCAGCCGTTTCCCGGGTTCCCGACCGACCTGCAGGCGCAGCTCATGGCGCTGATGACGACGGCGAAGGGCACGAGCGTCATTCGCGAGACGATCTTCGAGAACCGCTTCATGCACGTGCAGGAGCTGGCGCGGCTCGGCGCCGACATTCAGCTGCACGGCGACACGGCGACCGTGAAGGGCGTCAAAGGTCTCACCGGCGCCCCGGTCATGGCCACCGACCTGCGCGCCTCGGTGTCGCTGGTCATCGCGGCGCTGATGGCCGAGGGCGAGACGATGATCAACCGCGTCTATCACCTCGATCGCGGCTTCGAGCAGCTCGAGCAGAAGCTGTCGCGCTGCGGGGCGCATATCGAGCGCCTAACCGGCTAA
- a CDS encoding winged helix-turn-helix domain-containing protein, with protein MSEAAKKAKRAAGASRAKSAGAPGVKSKRKPERAFPYVRILIGEMVLGPGKVDLLEAIGRTGSISAAGRELGMSYRRAWLLVDALNHMFPDTLVSASPGGSRGGGAKLTDYGRGVAAAYRRVEVRARAAMREEMAAFNLEIDPD; from the coding sequence ATGAGCGAAGCAGCGAAGAAAGCGAAGCGCGCGGCAGGCGCATCACGCGCGAAGTCTGCAGGCGCGCCAGGGGTTAAGAGCAAGCGCAAGCCGGAGCGGGCGTTCCCCTACGTGCGCATCCTCATCGGCGAGATGGTGCTCGGCCCGGGCAAGGTCGACTTGCTGGAAGCGATCGGCCGCACCGGTTCGATCTCCGCCGCCGGTCGCGAACTCGGCATGTCGTACCGCCGCGCGTGGCTGCTCGTCGACGCATTGAACCACATGTTCCCCGACACGCTGGTGTCGGCCTCGCCCGGTGGCTCGCGCGGCGGCGGCGCCAAGCTCACCGACTACGGGCGTGGGGTGGCCGCTGCCTATCGCCGCGTCGAGGTCCGGGCGCGCGCCGCCATGCGCGAAGAGATGGCCGCCTTCAATCTCGAGATTGACCCGGATTAG